From the Micromonospora sediminicola genome, one window contains:
- a CDS encoding cysteine dioxygenase — translation MTSTDPTDLLTVAARWADPTAWPVALRFDRSQRWYARLHAGEAYEVWALSWLPGQGTDLHDHGGSAGAFRVVAGVLTEETVSGGRLRPHRLAAGTGRRFGVRHVHQVTNRGDQPAVSVHVYRPALSRMTRYHLVAGRLRVAEVAEAGVAW, via the coding sequence ATGACCAGCACCGACCCGACCGACCTGTTGACCGTCGCCGCCCGCTGGGCCGACCCGACCGCCTGGCCGGTCGCCCTGCGCTTCGACCGGTCGCAACGCTGGTACGCCCGGCTGCACGCTGGGGAGGCGTACGAGGTCTGGGCGCTGAGCTGGCTGCCCGGGCAGGGCACCGACCTGCACGACCACGGCGGATCGGCCGGCGCCTTCCGGGTCGTCGCCGGCGTGCTCACCGAGGAGACGGTCAGCGGTGGGCGGCTGCGCCCGCACCGGCTCGCCGCGGGCACCGGACGGCGGTTCGGCGTGCGGCACGTGCACCAGGTCACCAACCGGGGCGACCAGCCCGCGGTCAGCGTGCACGTCTACCGGCCCGCGCTGAGCCGGATGACCCGCTACCACCTCGTCGCCGGGCGGCTCCGGGTCGCCGAGGTGGCCGAGGCCGGCGTCGCCTGGTGA
- a CDS encoding winged helix-turn-helix domain-containing protein has translation MSVVALNTRPARPGRTDRALPPRPRTAPTLTVTLDLGAGPLTPGLARLVDLLDELAASGEGLVRPDEHRAARAVLDLRRVAASPAEPPPAAPPAGPGGVRMLTGTRRVRHGDVEVALTRIEYDLLQFLAEHPRRVFTRLQLLANVWGYEHAVARTVDVHVRRLRAKFGPDTPLVTTVYGVGYRLADDAPIEVDRDA, from the coding sequence ATGTCCGTCGTCGCCCTCAACACCCGTCCGGCCCGACCGGGCCGTACCGACCGGGCGCTGCCGCCCCGGCCGCGCACCGCACCGACCCTGACCGTCACGCTCGACCTGGGCGCCGGCCCGTTGACGCCCGGCCTGGCCCGGCTGGTCGACCTGCTGGACGAACTCGCCGCCTCCGGCGAGGGCCTGGTCCGCCCGGACGAGCACCGGGCCGCACGGGCCGTGCTCGACCTGCGCCGTGTCGCCGCGTCGCCGGCCGAGCCGCCGCCGGCCGCGCCGCCCGCCGGCCCGGGCGGGGTGCGCATGCTCACCGGCACCCGCCGGGTCCGGCACGGCGACGTCGAGGTCGCGCTCACCCGGATCGAGTACGACCTGCTGCAGTTCCTCGCCGAGCATCCGCGTCGGGTGTTCACCCGGCTGCAACTGCTCGCCAACGTCTGGGGTTACGAGCACGCGGTGGCCCGCACCGTCGACGTTCACGTACGCCGGCTGCGCGCGAAATTCGGGCCGGACACGCCGCTGGTGACCACCGTGTACGGCGTCGGCTACCGGCTCGCCGACGACGCTCCGATCGAGGTGGACCGGGACGCCTGA
- a CDS encoding cupin domain-containing protein, protein MTYVDPPGGHGRPAVPLSAAEALTRCVSVEPAKFAADHWGRSPLLSRAAELPNPHGFTDLLSPADADELLSRRGLRTPFLRVAKDGQLVPAARYTGGGGAGAEIGDQVLDEKVLALYDDGATLVLQGLHRTWPALVDFTRDLGAALAQPLQVNAYLTPAGSQGFATHYDTHDVFVLQVDGRKHWRIHPPVLVDPLERQPWGGRADEVAATADGRPALDVVLEPGDALYLPRGWLHSAQAQESSSLHLTVGIRALTRYAVVEELLGLAAEDARLRAGLPFGLDLADPDAIEPELTETVEALRDWLLRADPAAVAARLRARVWPAARPAPIRPLAQAEALTRLAPDSRVAVRAGLRWQLTPTGDGTVVLRLFDRTLTLPGTCEAALRALLAGEVTRVGDLPGLDDDADRLTLTRRLLKEAVLVPA, encoded by the coding sequence ATGACGTACGTCGACCCGCCGGGTGGCCACGGCCGCCCGGCGGTTCCGCTCTCCGCCGCCGAGGCGCTGACGCGCTGCGTCTCCGTCGAGCCGGCCAAGTTCGCCGCCGACCACTGGGGGCGCAGCCCGCTGCTGTCCCGGGCCGCCGAGCTGCCCAACCCGCACGGCTTCACCGACCTGCTGAGCCCGGCCGACGCCGACGAGCTGCTCAGCCGGCGCGGTCTGCGTACCCCGTTCCTGCGGGTGGCCAAGGACGGCCAGCTCGTGCCGGCGGCGCGCTACACCGGCGGCGGTGGCGCCGGCGCCGAGATCGGCGACCAGGTGCTCGACGAGAAGGTCCTGGCGCTCTACGACGACGGCGCCACCCTGGTGCTCCAGGGCCTGCACCGCACCTGGCCGGCGCTCGTCGACTTCACCCGCGACCTGGGCGCCGCGCTGGCGCAGCCGTTGCAGGTCAACGCCTACCTGACCCCCGCCGGCAGCCAGGGCTTCGCCACCCACTACGACACCCACGACGTCTTCGTGCTCCAGGTCGACGGGCGCAAGCACTGGCGGATCCACCCGCCCGTGCTGGTCGACCCGCTGGAGCGCCAGCCGTGGGGCGGCCGGGCCGACGAGGTCGCCGCCACCGCCGACGGCCGGCCCGCGCTGGACGTGGTGCTGGAGCCGGGCGACGCGCTCTACCTGCCGCGCGGCTGGCTGCACAGCGCGCAGGCGCAGGAGTCCAGCTCGCTGCACCTGACCGTGGGCATCCGGGCACTGACCCGGTACGCCGTGGTGGAGGAACTGCTCGGCCTGGCCGCCGAGGACGCCCGGCTGCGCGCCGGCCTGCCGTTCGGGCTCGACCTGGCCGACCCGGACGCGATCGAACCGGAACTGACCGAGACCGTCGAGGCGCTGCGCGACTGGCTGCTGCGCGCCGACCCGGCGGCGGTGGCCGCGCGCCTGCGGGCCCGGGTCTGGCCGGCCGCCCGGCCGGCGCCGATCCGCCCCCTCGCGCAGGCCGAGGCGCTGACGCGGCTGGCCCCGGACAGCCGGGTGGCGGTCCGGGCCGGGCTGCGCTGGCAGCTCACCCCGACCGGCGACGGGACGGTCGTCCTGCGCCTGTTCGACCGGACGCTCACGCTGCCCGGCACGTGCGAGGCGGCGCTGCGCGCGCTGCTGGCCGGCGAGGTGACCCGGGTCGGCGACCTGCCCGGTCTCGACGACGACGCCGACCGGCTGACCCTGACCCGCCGGCTGCTCAAGGAGGCGGTGCTGGTCCCCGCCTGA
- a CDS encoding uridine kinase has product MRVRPISPDRLVAELAGRLARTETPGRLRVAVDGPPAAGPDALAAALVDPLRAAGRPALHVRAADFLRPASTRLEHGRTNPDAYYEGWLDEPGLRREVLDPAGPGGSGRLLPSLWDADADRASRATYQDLPPGGVVLVSGALLLGGALPFDLAVHLVLSPAALARRTEPALRWTLPAFARYADEVDPASFADVVVRVDDPRRPALVEAA; this is encoded by the coding sequence ATGCGCGTCCGCCCGATCAGCCCCGACCGGCTCGTCGCCGAGCTGGCCGGGCGTCTCGCCCGCACCGAGACGCCCGGCCGGCTGCGGGTGGCCGTCGACGGCCCACCGGCCGCCGGGCCGGACGCCCTCGCCGCCGCCCTCGTCGACCCGCTGCGCGCCGCCGGGCGGCCGGCGCTGCACGTACGGGCCGCCGACTTCCTCCGCCCCGCCTCGACCCGCCTGGAGCACGGGCGCACCAACCCGGACGCCTACTACGAGGGCTGGCTCGACGAGCCCGGGCTGCGCCGGGAGGTGCTCGACCCGGCCGGGCCGGGTGGCTCCGGGCGGCTGCTGCCCTCGCTCTGGGACGCCGACGCCGACCGGGCCAGCCGGGCCACCTACCAGGACCTGCCGCCCGGCGGCGTCGTGCTGGTCAGCGGCGCGCTGCTGCTCGGTGGCGCGTTGCCGTTCGACCTGGCCGTGCACCTGGTGCTCTCGCCGGCGGCGCTGGCGCGACGTACCGAGCCCGCGCTGCGCTGGACGCTGCCGGCGTTCGCCCGCTATGCCGACGAGGTCGACCCGGCCTCCTTCGCCGACGTGGTCGTGCGCGTCGACGACCCCCGCCGTCCGGCCCTCGTGGAGGCCGCCTGA
- a CDS encoding DUF72 domain-containing protein: MFLVGTSGWQYRDWRERFYPARVPQRRWLEHFAARFATVEVNNAFYRLPERDTFVAWRERTPGDFCVAVKMSRYLTHVRRLRDPAEPVARFLDRASGLGDRLGPVLVQLPPTLRADPAALAEVLRRFPTDVRVAVEPRHPSWWTDETRRVLERHRAALVWADRLSRPITPRWRTTDFGYLRLHEGRARPWPRYGRDALAGWVRRLAATFGDGVPAYVYFNNDPGGAAIVDAVAFAGLARRAGLPVSRTPTARPAEGAGRAGDGSGQGMS, from the coding sequence ATGTTCCTGGTCGGCACGTCTGGCTGGCAGTACCGGGACTGGCGGGAGCGGTTCTATCCCGCCCGCGTGCCGCAGCGGCGCTGGCTGGAGCACTTCGCCGCGCGGTTCGCCACGGTGGAGGTGAACAACGCCTTCTACCGGCTGCCGGAGCGGGACACGTTCGTCGCGTGGCGCGAGCGCACGCCCGGCGACTTCTGCGTGGCGGTGAAGATGAGCCGCTACCTGACCCACGTGAGGCGGCTGCGTGACCCGGCCGAGCCGGTGGCCCGGTTCCTCGACCGGGCGTCCGGACTGGGCGACCGGCTGGGGCCGGTGCTGGTGCAGCTCCCCCCGACGCTGCGCGCCGACCCGGCGGCGCTGGCGGAGGTGCTGCGGCGGTTCCCGACCGACGTGCGGGTGGCGGTGGAGCCCCGGCATCCCTCGTGGTGGACCGACGAGACCCGGCGGGTGCTGGAGCGCCACCGGGCGGCGCTGGTCTGGGCGGACCGGCTGAGCCGACCGATCACGCCACGGTGGCGCACCACCGACTTCGGCTACCTGCGGCTGCACGAGGGGCGGGCGCGGCCCTGGCCCCGCTACGGCCGGGACGCCCTGGCCGGCTGGGTGCGCCGGCTGGCCGCCACGTTCGGCGACGGCGTGCCGGCGTACGTCTACTTCAACAACGACCCGGGCGGCGCGGCGATCGTCGACGCGGTCGCGTTCGCCGGGCTGGCCCGGCGGGCCGGGCTGCCGGTCTCCCGCACGCCGACGGCCCGCCCCGCCGAGGGGGCGGGACGGGCCGGCGACGGGTCGGGTCAGGGAATGAGCTGA
- a CDS encoding rhodanese-like domain-containing protein produces the protein MAQTPIRTESCPVPPPGSRGIDEILAAARSRLRRLDPEQAHLAYRAGALLVDIRPTGQRAAHGTVPGALAVERNVLEWRFDPRCAARLPEAVGYDVPVVVLCQEGYTSSLAAAALQEIGLRHATDVAGGFAAWRIAGLPTLGPTPPPRPSSTAPPVTAGRALR, from the coding sequence ATGGCGCAGACCCCCATCCGCACCGAGAGCTGTCCGGTCCCGCCGCCGGGCTCCCGGGGCATCGACGAGATCCTCGCCGCCGCCCGGTCCCGCCTGCGCCGTCTCGATCCCGAGCAGGCCCACCTGGCCTACCGGGCCGGCGCGCTGCTGGTCGACATCCGGCCGACCGGCCAGCGGGCCGCGCACGGCACCGTGCCCGGCGCGCTCGCCGTCGAACGCAACGTCCTGGAGTGGCGCTTCGACCCACGCTGCGCCGCCCGGCTGCCCGAGGCCGTCGGCTACGACGTGCCGGTGGTCGTCCTCTGCCAGGAGGGCTACACCTCGTCGCTGGCCGCCGCCGCGCTCCAGGAGATCGGCCTGCGCCACGCCACCGACGTGGCCGGCGGCTTCGCCGCCTGGCGCATCGCCGGCCTGCCCACCCTCGGCCCCACCCCGCCGCCCCGACCCTCGTCCACCGCGCCCCCGGTCACCGCCGGCCGGGCGCTCCGCTGA
- a CDS encoding class I SAM-dependent methyltransferase, translating into MVTDRGFDELVAEAGATPVEGWGFSWLAGRATEERPPWGYARLVGQRLATVGAALDIDTGGGEVLAEAPKPPPLLVATEAWPPNVPVARRNLRPLGASVVRVADRPPLPFRDAAFDLVVSRHPVHTWWDEVARVLRPGGAYLSQQIGPGTVRELSEAILGPLPPPEHRHPQAAVADARAAGLTVVDLREATLRTVFHDIGAVVWFLRKVVWTVPGFTVDRYRAQLRRLDERIRAEGPFVAHARRFLIEARRP; encoded by the coding sequence ATGGTCACCGATCGCGGGTTCGACGAGCTGGTTGCCGAGGCCGGCGCCACGCCCGTCGAGGGGTGGGGCTTCTCCTGGCTGGCCGGGCGGGCGACCGAGGAGCGCCCACCGTGGGGCTACGCCCGCCTCGTCGGGCAACGGCTGGCGACCGTCGGGGCCGCCCTGGACATCGACACCGGGGGCGGTGAGGTGCTGGCCGAGGCGCCGAAGCCGCCACCGCTGCTGGTCGCCACCGAGGCCTGGCCGCCGAACGTTCCGGTCGCGCGGCGCAACCTGCGCCCGCTCGGCGCGTCCGTGGTGCGGGTGGCCGACCGGCCGCCGCTGCCGTTCCGCGACGCCGCGTTCGACCTGGTGGTCAGTCGGCACCCGGTGCACACCTGGTGGGACGAGGTGGCCCGGGTGCTGCGCCCGGGCGGCGCCTACCTGTCCCAGCAGATCGGCCCCGGCACGGTCCGGGAACTCAGCGAGGCGATCCTCGGGCCGCTGCCGCCGCCGGAGCACCGCCACCCGCAGGCGGCGGTGGCCGACGCGCGGGCCGCCGGGCTGACCGTGGTGGACCTGCGCGAGGCGACGCTGCGTACCGTCTTCCACGACATCGGCGCGGTGGTCTGGTTCCTGCGCAAGGTGGTCTGGACGGTGCCCGGCTTCACGGTCGACCGCTACCGGGCCCAGCTGCGCCGGCTGGACGAGCGGATCCGCGCCGAGGGCCCGTTCGTCGCCCACGCCCGGCGGTTCCTCATCGAGGCACGTCGCCCCTGA
- a CDS encoding DUF72 domain-containing protein: MGEIKVGTASWTDRTLLDSGWYPASADTPEKRLSHYARRFPLVEVDATYYSPPAERTARLWAERTPPGFTFNVKAFSLLTGHPTRVSALYKDLRPDTDKRNVYPDDLPAQAYEEVWTRFLSALDPLVDAGKLGALLFQFPPWFTIKRDNKQYLLEVARRCAPLRPVVEFRHASWFDGDNAEETLGFLREHELPFVCVDMPQGHRSSVPPVLAATADLAVVRFHGHSDKWTSKDIHEKFGYDYSDRELRDWAPKLRELGDQAEQTHVLMNNCYRDYAQRNAATLAGLLDA; encoded by the coding sequence ATGGGTGAGATCAAGGTGGGCACCGCCTCCTGGACCGACCGGACCCTGCTCGACTCCGGCTGGTACCCGGCGAGCGCCGACACGCCGGAGAAGCGGCTGTCCCACTACGCCCGCCGGTTCCCGCTGGTCGAGGTGGACGCCACCTACTACTCGCCGCCGGCCGAGCGGACCGCGCGGCTCTGGGCGGAGCGCACCCCGCCCGGCTTCACCTTCAACGTCAAGGCGTTCAGCCTGCTGACCGGCCACCCGACCCGGGTGTCGGCGCTCTACAAGGACCTGCGGCCGGACACCGACAAACGCAACGTCTACCCGGACGACCTGCCGGCACAGGCGTACGAGGAGGTCTGGACGCGGTTCCTGTCGGCGCTCGACCCGCTGGTCGACGCCGGCAAGCTGGGCGCGCTGCTGTTCCAGTTCCCGCCCTGGTTCACCATCAAGCGGGACAACAAGCAGTACCTGCTGGAGGTGGCGCGGCGCTGCGCCCCGCTGCGCCCGGTCGTCGAGTTCCGACACGCCTCCTGGTTCGACGGCGACAACGCCGAGGAGACGCTCGGCTTCCTGCGCGAGCACGAGCTGCCGTTCGTCTGCGTGGACATGCCGCAGGGACACAGGTCGTCCGTTCCGCCGGTGCTGGCCGCCACCGCCGACCTCGCCGTGGTCCGGTTCCACGGGCACAGCGACAAGTGGACCAGCAAGGACATCCACGAGAAGTTCGGCTACGACTACTCCGACCGCGAGCTGCGCGACTGGGCGCCCAAGCTGCGCGAGCTGGGCGACCAGGCCGAGCAGACGCACGTGCTGATGAACAACTGCTACCGGGACTACGCACAGCGCAACGCCGCCACCCTCGCCGGCCTGCTGGACGCCTGA
- a CDS encoding TraR/DksA family transcriptional regulator, translating to MLVHDTTATGRSQAEVDQIRQSLRSRYDELTAEYDQAVMQSQVLRLVEVGDTAGDDQADSGTKTAERDTAQSLLRTILERRAQFEHALTRLDEGTYGFCEGCTAPIPVERLEIFPSATSCVACKQTRERRAA from the coding sequence ATGCTCGTCCACGACACGACAGCCACGGGCCGCTCCCAGGCGGAGGTCGACCAGATCCGGCAGTCCCTGCGGTCGCGGTACGACGAGCTGACCGCGGAGTACGACCAGGCCGTGATGCAGAGCCAGGTGCTGCGGCTGGTCGAGGTCGGCGACACCGCCGGCGACGACCAGGCCGACAGCGGCACCAAGACCGCCGAGCGGGACACCGCGCAGTCGCTGCTGCGCACCATCCTGGAGCGGCGTGCGCAGTTCGAGCACGCGCTGACCCGGCTCGACGAGGGCACCTACGGCTTCTGCGAGGGCTGCACCGCGCCGATCCCGGTGGAGCGGCTGGAGATCTTCCCGTCCGCCACCTCCTGCGTGGCCTGCAAGCAGACCCGGGAGCGGCGGGCGGCCTGA
- a CDS encoding PIG-L deacetylase family protein encodes MAQPEPLTPLTEDWQRALAVVAHPDDLEFGAAAAVARWTGQGKEVVYCLLTSGEAGIDGMAPERSRVLREEEQRASAAVVGVSAVEFLGLPDGLLEYGVPLRRAIAGAVRRHRPDVVLTNNFRETWDGAYALNQADHIACGRATLDAVRDAGNRWIFPEQLTDGTQPWSRVREVWAAGSPVARHGVDVTDTFARGVDSLRAHGAYLSGLGDGGFDAEEFLEGMARPAGTRLGVRHGAAFEVFQINLQ; translated from the coding sequence GTGGCGCAGCCGGAACCGCTCACGCCGCTGACCGAGGACTGGCAGCGGGCGCTGGCCGTGGTGGCGCACCCGGACGACCTGGAGTTCGGCGCCGCCGCGGCGGTCGCCCGGTGGACCGGGCAGGGCAAGGAGGTCGTCTACTGCCTGCTCACCAGCGGTGAGGCAGGCATCGACGGGATGGCGCCGGAGCGCAGCCGGGTGCTGCGCGAGGAGGAGCAGCGGGCCTCGGCCGCCGTGGTGGGGGTGTCCGCTGTCGAGTTCCTCGGCCTGCCCGACGGGCTGCTGGAATACGGCGTCCCGCTGCGCCGGGCGATCGCCGGGGCGGTCCGCCGGCACCGGCCGGACGTGGTGCTCACCAACAACTTCCGGGAGACCTGGGACGGGGCGTACGCGCTGAACCAGGCCGACCACATCGCCTGCGGCCGGGCCACGCTGGACGCGGTCCGCGACGCCGGCAACCGGTGGATCTTCCCGGAGCAGCTCACCGACGGCACGCAGCCGTGGTCGCGGGTACGCGAGGTGTGGGCGGCCGGCTCGCCGGTGGCGCGACACGGGGTGGACGTGACGGACACCTTCGCGCGCGGGGTGGACTCGCTGCGGGCGCACGGGGCGTACCTGAGCGGGCTCGGTGACGGCGGCTTCGACGCCGAGGAGTTCCTGGAGGGGATGGCCCGCCCGGCGGGAACCCGGCTCGGCGTGCGCCACGGCGCCGCGTTCGAGGTCTTCCAGATCAACCTTCAGTAG
- a CDS encoding ankyrin repeat domain-containing protein produces MPDELDAETVAFAHRMFDLARAGATEELAANVDAGLPVNLTNAKGDTLLILAAYHAHPETVAALLARGADPARANDRGQTALAAAVFRQNAAAVRALLDAGADPDHGGPSAVETAQFFELPEMLALLGR; encoded by the coding sequence GTGCCCGACGAACTGGACGCCGAGACCGTCGCCTTCGCCCACCGGATGTTCGACCTGGCCCGGGCCGGGGCGACCGAGGAACTGGCGGCCAACGTGGACGCGGGGCTGCCGGTCAACCTCACCAACGCCAAGGGCGACACCCTGCTGATCCTCGCCGCCTACCATGCCCACCCGGAGACCGTGGCCGCGCTGCTCGCCCGCGGCGCCGACCCGGCCCGGGCCAACGACCGCGGGCAGACCGCGCTGGCCGCGGCGGTGTTCCGGCAGAACGCGGCGGCGGTCCGGGCACTGCTCGACGCCGGCGCCGACCCGGACCACGGTGGCCCGTCGGCGGTCGAGACCGCCCAGTTCTTCGAGCTGCCGGAGATGCTGGCGCTGCTCGGCCGCTGA
- a CDS encoding winged helix-turn-helix domain-containing protein: protein MSVSPASSRAGWHTSQPAVPGRPPGGQRRPANTAAPMLTVTLNIPLACEESLTPAARRLLDAAREMLERGDAVISAGAVPAERRPDPVPAGRGPTRPLAPTIPTLHILASSRSVLRDGEPLPLTRLEFDLLLHLVAHPRRVFTRLQLLNAVWGYEHAGVRTVDVHVRRLRGKVGVDVPLVTTVYGVGYRLADDARVTIDRTG, encoded by the coding sequence ATGTCGGTCAGCCCCGCCTCGTCGCGCGCCGGATGGCATACGTCCCAACCCGCGGTCCCCGGCCGTCCACCCGGCGGCCAGCGTCGTCCCGCCAACACCGCCGCGCCCATGCTCACCGTCACCCTGAACATCCCGCTGGCCTGCGAGGAGTCGCTCACCCCGGCCGCCCGCCGGCTCCTCGACGCCGCCCGCGAGATGCTCGAACGCGGCGACGCGGTGATCAGCGCGGGCGCGGTCCCGGCGGAGCGCCGCCCCGACCCGGTGCCGGCCGGCCGCGGCCCGACGCGCCCACTCGCCCCGACCATCCCGACCCTGCACATCCTGGCCTCGTCCCGGTCGGTGCTGCGCGACGGCGAACCGCTGCCGCTGACCCGCCTGGAGTTCGACCTGCTGCTGCACCTGGTCGCCCACCCGCGCCGGGTGTTCACCCGGCTGCAACTGCTCAACGCGGTCTGGGGCTACGAGCACGCCGGCGTCCGCACCGTCGACGTGCACGTGCGCCGGCTGCGCGGCAAGGTCGGCGTGGACGTCCCGCTGGTCACCACCGTCTACGGCGTCGGCTACCGGCTCGCCGACGACGCCCGGGTCACCATCGACCGCACCGGCTGA
- a CDS encoding signal peptidase I: protein MDDRVYVGNAARDGATDAGWLLGHFKPVGDVRHSTEVEVKWGVHPAGETRSRWATGERRTALLVLVSGAFRIELPDRTVVLRTPGDYVVWGRGVDHSWYAERESTVLTVRWPSVPGYRVDPPVLR from the coding sequence ATGGACGATCGGGTGTACGTGGGCAACGCGGCGCGCGACGGCGCGACCGACGCGGGCTGGCTGCTGGGCCACTTCAAGCCGGTGGGCGACGTCCGGCACAGCACCGAGGTCGAGGTGAAGTGGGGCGTGCACCCGGCGGGGGAGACCCGGTCCCGGTGGGCCACCGGCGAGCGGCGTACCGCACTGCTGGTGCTGGTCAGCGGCGCGTTCCGCATCGAGCTGCCGGACCGCACGGTGGTGCTGCGCACGCCGGGCGACTACGTGGTGTGGGGGCGGGGCGTGGACCACTCGTGGTACGCCGAGCGCGAGTCGACAGTGCTCACCGTGCGTTGGCCCTCGGTGCCGGGCTACCGGGTGGATCCGCCCGTGCTGCGCTGA
- a CDS encoding DUF3500 domain-containing protein, with amino-acid sequence MRAAAVALLAALDEPARRRARHDFDDDQARRWLEYRPRPRPGVPVADLDVPARKAAHRLLATALSPAAYAQAMAVMALEEVLDRAEGWRRGRHSGDYWVAVFGDPARDDRWAWRFEGHHLSVSMTVADDQVSPAPVFLGANPATVRHAGRPVSRPLGPEEDLARELLDVLGPGGRAAAVIAEEAPADIISATRATAPGRLDPLGVPRGRLGPTGRALLDRLVALYLDRLPPELAAREADRLHGGELHFAWAGAVEPGRRHYYRVQGDDLLIEYDNTTDDGNHAHTVLRRPAGDFGADVLAAHHAAAHRAGPVRGDVPR; translated from the coding sequence ATGCGCGCGGCGGCCGTGGCGCTGCTGGCCGCGCTCGACGAGCCGGCCCGCCGGCGCGCCCGGCACGACTTCGACGACGACCAGGCCCGACGGTGGCTGGAGTACCGGCCCCGGCCCCGCCCCGGCGTCCCCGTCGCCGACCTCGACGTCCCGGCCCGCAAGGCCGCCCACCGGCTGCTCGCCACCGCGCTCAGCCCCGCCGCGTACGCCCAGGCCATGGCCGTGATGGCCCTCGAAGAGGTGCTGGACCGGGCGGAGGGGTGGCGGCGCGGGCGGCACAGCGGCGACTACTGGGTGGCGGTCTTCGGCGACCCGGCGCGCGACGACCGCTGGGCGTGGCGGTTCGAGGGGCACCACCTGTCGGTGAGCATGACCGTCGCCGACGACCAGGTCTCCCCCGCTCCGGTCTTCCTCGGCGCCAATCCGGCCACCGTCCGGCACGCCGGCCGCCCGGTCTCCCGGCCCCTGGGCCCGGAGGAGGACCTGGCCCGCGAACTGCTCGACGTGCTCGGCCCCGGCGGGCGGGCCGCCGCGGTGATCGCCGAGGAGGCGCCGGCCGACATCATCAGCGCCACCCGGGCCACCGCGCCCGGTCGACTCGACCCGCTCGGCGTGCCCCGGGGACGGCTCGGCCCGACCGGACGGGCGCTGCTCGACCGGTTGGTCGCGCTCTACCTGGACCGGCTCCCCCCGGAGCTGGCCGCGCGCGAGGCGGACCGGCTGCACGGCGGCGAACTGCACTTCGCCTGGGCCGGCGCGGTCGAGCCGGGCCGGCGGCACTACTACCGGGTGCAGGGCGACGACCTGCTGATCGAGTACGACAACACCACCGACGACGGCAATCACGCGCACACGGTGCTGCGCCGACCGGCCGGCGACTTCGGTGCGGACGTGCTGGCCGCGCACCACGCGGCCGCGCACCGGGCCGGGCCGGTCAGGGGCGACGTGCCTCGATGA
- a CDS encoding DUF2267 domain-containing protein, whose product MAEQLVSAFESSLDKTNVILKEIESAYGWPPERRNQSYAALRTVLHLLRDRLPVQESAEFAQQLPVLVRGIYFDGWQPQDVPIKLNRDDFLYEVRQGFPYDVEGGAQRVVQVVLDTLRRHVTQGEWQDVKSTMPRGLDQLIP is encoded by the coding sequence ATGGCGGAACAGTTGGTGTCCGCGTTCGAGTCCTCGCTGGACAAGACGAACGTGATCCTCAAGGAGATCGAGTCGGCGTACGGCTGGCCGCCGGAGCGGCGCAACCAGTCCTACGCGGCGCTGCGCACGGTGCTGCACCTGCTGCGTGACCGGTTGCCGGTGCAGGAGAGCGCCGAGTTCGCCCAGCAGCTGCCGGTGCTGGTGCGCGGCATCTACTTCGACGGCTGGCAGCCGCAGGACGTGCCGATCAAGCTCAACCGCGACGACTTCCTCTACGAGGTCCGCCAGGGCTTCCCGTACGACGTCGAGGGCGGCGCCCAGCGGGTGGTCCAGGTCGTGCTGGACACGCTGCGCCGGCACGTCACGCAGGGGGAGTGGCAGGACGTGAAGTCGACCATGCCGCGGGGCCTGGATCAGCTCATTCCCTGA